The genomic segment AAGTTACGGGGTGTACCTGGCAAACTTTGCACCTACTCTACCCTGGCATGGCTTATTAATCCCTTCACATTCACGATTGGAACCCGGGGCAACTGTGAGCCCATTGTGTGTGCCCTGATTCTTTGGATCTTATTATGTCTGATGAATGGTGCAACTTCAATCCCTTGTGATAAATTTTCCTTGACAATTTCTCACTTGTTTTTCTACAGGCCTGCATGTGAAGTTGAATTAACCATATGTTGAAATCTATCCACACTTAGAAACAAATTTAGACGTAAATTGGTTAGTTACTGCTTGATGTTTAGAAAGAATCTTTAAACGAACATCATATACTTAGATCAATGGCCTACATAAACCTACGCATAGGAAAGTTTATTTGTTTTCAAATACTAATTTTGTTAGGTAATATATTGTTTGTATGAATATTAAATCATTGAAACCAATACACTTGAAAGTGATACTCTAGTTGTGCTCTTTTATTTTTAAGGACATCCTAAAACCTCACGTATATAAGCATGCAGCATCTACCATCAGTTATAGAACAAAAAATCAGCAAAACAAAAGAAATGTAATCGAATGTACTAGATAAAATACAGAAAAATCAAAGCTCTTTAAATATTTCTGCATCAATATACTCGCAATTTATGATCAAGatttataaaatttcaaatagCAGTTGACTGGCTGCATAATGTACAAGATATTTCTGTGATGAGACTCATCGACACGAGGATGTCAAACACAACTTGTACATGtctaaatattaataatatctgAGATCTCTCTATTCATTTTCATGTTTGAACTTGGAGTCGAGACCCAAAGTTTTTGTTATTCTTCATCTATAAATTTCCTTATACGAGCTGCAGCTAAAAAGCTAGTTTAATTGTTTTTGTCTTTTGGACAGGTAATCTGTTACAGGCAGCATTTTGGTACGGGCTTGTTGTTCACCTCAGAATATATCCCATAATCTATGCACTTCCCATCATCTTATTTCTGGATCCCCAATATTTCCAACCCGGTAAAAATCCTGCCTTAGTTAACTGGAGTTATAGAAATTCAAAATCATCCTATTACTCGAACAACTCAAAAATCACCATCTCGCAGTCTATTTGGGCATTTGTAACAAGCATTATCACTTGGAAGAGAGCCTTATTTGGACTAATTTCTGGATCCACTTTCTTCGTCTTGACTGGCATATGCTTCCACTTATATGGATGGGAATTCTTGCATGAGGCGCTTCTATATCATCTCACGCGTACAGACCCACGTCACAATTTTTCTGTATACTTCTACCACATATACCTCCACTATGAACACGAGTTCTCCATAACCGAAAAGCTCATTGCCTTTCTTCCTCAGTTCACGGTGCAGCTAGTTCTGATATTCAGTTTCGCCCGTGATTTGCCGTTCTGTTTCTTTCTCCAGACGCTTGCCTTTGTAGCATTCAACAAGGTTCGTGACAAATGACAATATAATATCTCTaattctgtaaaaaaaaaaaaaccccccACTTTTATGCATATAAGGTATATGAGAGAATCAGCATTTGCTTGATCTTTATCCAGGTCATAACTGCACAATACTTTGTTTGGTTCTTCTGTCTACTGCCTCTAATATTGCCATGGAGCAAGATGCAGCTTAAATGGAAAGGTTTGGCTTGCATCTTTTTGTGGATTGGAGCTCAAACCCATTGGCTGCTTTGGGGTTATTTGCTCGAATTTCGAGGTAAGAATGTGTTCGTTCAGCTTTGGGTTGCAAGTTTGGTGTTCTTGGCAGCAAATACTTTTGTACTTGTCACTGTTATTGGTAACCATGTTTATTGTCCAGTGTTCAAAATATTACAGCATGAAAATTTAAGCAAAATTATGAAAGATGACTAATATGTATTCTTATAAAGATTTTTGGAGCTGAGTAAACTGAACATGGTTGGGTCCAGCCATAGAGTGAATAGGAGAAAATCAATGGCTTTTGggtgattattattattttttgctcTCGATCGATAGTTACTTTCTGCTGTTCTTTTGAAAGTAATTTCATAATTTGttctaattttaaatatttgaatttcttAGATGTATTTATGTGgcgagattttaaaaaaaacttgtgtCAGACGTatctaatcataaatcataaaattagaGTTTTGTGATATATTTGCAAATGGTAAAATATGTTCCAATTTTAAACTTAGAGGTGGAAAaggatattttttaaattatgataATAAGGCCAACTATATTATTATCATCATCAAAACGCTAAAGgacaagttttaaaacaaaagtGAGAAAAACGAAAAGAAATAACATTTGGGGACACAGATGATTTAGCTTTCGCATCTCACGCAACCAAGCCACCGACTTTAGTATATCTCATTCGCAATATTGATACTATATCATATGATTAAACTTTAATTATCTTAGTCTCATTCAATAATGCGAATGATTACATTTAGAGCATTTCATTTTTCAGAtacttcaaatattttgattttgtgtaaataatgtttaaaacgttttattttaataatattgtcACTAAAGATCGAGCCGTTAATACATTCAAAAACTGtatgtaaataaatatatataccatacgtatttattttgcaaaaaaaaaaagaaaaaaatatatatataccgtatttatatattttctaaaAGTCGCCTAAACTAAAGTGCCCATTTATTTCACACAAAAAAGTGCACAGCTAAAAGATAGAATGAATCGATCATGTGAGCATCAGACCTAAAGAAAGGCTGTAATATCTGATGGCTCTCAACCCCCTATGGGATATTGACCAATAAAATGAAGATACGTATAATAtatcttttatttaattatcgGTATTTATGATTCATTAATGCCAAGGGCCAGGaaatcataattaaaaaaacGAGATATTTTCTGGAGAAATATATGAATTtaaaatggttttttttttattttttattttattgaacgataattaatttttttattttattttatggaaCGAGAATTAAATAGGTTGGTACTTTCAGTAAGAAAACAAAACATTGTTTATTGTGGAAAATTAAGTGGATGGAGTGAGTGGTGGAGTCACTCCCTCTTGGCCCTTGGGTATTCTGAAgatatttaagaaaaatatttcaatattatATAACGTATGGCTCATTTTATGATAAATTATAAGTGACATAAACAAAATCTTAATGTTTTGTTTGGATTGATTAATTA from the Primulina eburnea isolate SZY01 chromosome 3, ASM2296580v1, whole genome shotgun sequence genome contains:
- the LOC140826329 gene encoding GPI mannosyltransferase 1 isoform X3, with the translated sequence MKDLLIDLLVGFFIHKILKLRGVPGKLCTYSTLAWLINPFTFTIGTRGNCEPIVCALILWILLCLMNGNLLQAAFWYGLVVHLRIYPIIYALPIILFLDPQYFQPGKNPALVNWSYRNSKSSYYSNNSKITISQSIWAFVTSIITWKRALFGLISGSTFFVLTGICFHLYGWEFLHEALLYHLTRTDPRHNFSVYFYHIYLHYEHEFSITEKLIAFLPQFTVQLVLIFSFARDLPFCFFLQTLAFVAFNKVITAQYFVWFFCLLPLILPWSKMQLKWKGLACIFLWIGAQTHWLLWGYLLEFRGKNVFVQLWVASLVFLAANTFVLVTVIGNHVYCPVFKILQHENLSKIMKDD
- the LOC140826329 gene encoding GPI mannosyltransferase 1 isoform X2, translated to MSEISFRSLILFSALFRVFLILYGEWQDAVMEVRYTDIDYFVFSDAAALMASGKSPYERSTYRYSPLIAFLLMPNSFLHQSWGKFLFSASGNLLQAAFWYGLVVHLRIYPIIYALPIILFLDPQYFQPGKNPALVNWSYRNSKSSYYSNNSKITISQSIWAFVTSIITWKRALFGLISGSTFFVLTGICFHLYGWEFLHEALLYHLTRTDPRHNFSVYFYHIYLHYEHEFSITEKLIAFLPQFTVQLVLIFSFARDLPFCFFLQTLAFVAFNKVITAQYFVWFFCLLPLILPWSKMQLKWKGLACIFLWIGAQTHWLLWGYLLEFRGKNVFVQLWVASLVFLAANTFVLVTVIGNHVYCPVFKILQHENLSKIMKDD
- the LOC140826329 gene encoding GPI mannosyltransferase 1 isoform X1 yields the protein MSEISFRSLILFSALFRVFLILYGEWQDAVMEVRYTDIDYFVFSDAAALMASGKSPYERSTYRYSPLIAFLLMPNSFLHQSWGKFLFSASDLLVGFFIHKILKLRGVPGKLCTYSTLAWLINPFTFTIGTRGNCEPIVCALILWILLCLMNGNLLQAAFWYGLVVHLRIYPIIYALPIILFLDPQYFQPGKNPALVNWSYRNSKSSYYSNNSKITISQSIWAFVTSIITWKRALFGLISGSTFFVLTGICFHLYGWEFLHEALLYHLTRTDPRHNFSVYFYHIYLHYEHEFSITEKLIAFLPQFTVQLVLIFSFARDLPFCFFLQTLAFVAFNKVITAQYFVWFFCLLPLILPWSKMQLKWKGLACIFLWIGAQTHWLLWGYLLEFRGKNVFVQLWVASLVFLAANTFVLVTVIGNHVYCPVFKILQHENLSKIMKDD